The nucleotide sequence GGAGTCttagttttcctttttcttatgtATCCCTTTGGGAATGCATCTGATTCTATTATGAATGTGAACATCTTTTGTGAATGATTGTGAAAAAATACATCTCTccgatttttttaatgtattctAGTTTTCTGCAGCTGTGACTGGGGACTGAGAAGCTCAATCCTTAGCGGTGAAAGTATTTGGGAAGAAGTCAATGGAAGAATAAAGGCCATCTGGGATCTATCAGACTGCCATGTGTTTGGTTGCAAACTGCACTGTAATGCCCCAGATTCTCCAGGAAGGAGATTATTTAAGCTACATGAAATCTTTCAGAGCTTGCCAAGTCCAGGAAATAACGGTGTCTTCGATTCTTCTAGAATATTACCATCCACTGACGCTTGTGCATCTGGAATTTGGGATCTCCCAGATGACGTTTTGACAAGCATTCTGATGAAGCTTAACCCGAAAGATCTTGTCAGCGTTGCAGGAGTCTGCCGCCTTTTTAGATCATTGGCCTTTCTAATTGTGCCATGTATGAATCTTAAACTATTTCCTCATCAGCAGTCAGCAGTTGGTTGGATGTTGGAGCGTGAGAGGAAACCTGAGGTTTTCTCACATCCCCTATACTTGGAATTCAGTACTGAGGATGGGTTTAGTTTTTACATAAATGTTGTGTCTGGTGATATAACCACTGAGGAAGCCCCCATGGTCAAGGATTTTCGTGGGGGAATGTTCTGCGATGAACCAGGTTTAGGTAAGACGATAACAGCATTGTCACTTATACTGAAGACGCTGGGAACAATGGCTGATCCGCCTGAGGGACTTCCTGTAATTTGGTGTACACATAAAAATGACTCGAAATGCGGTTATTATGAGTACACTAGTGACCAGATCACTTCTAACGGCATGTTAACAGTAAAGAGGTTTCTAAGTCCAAGTAGCTTTCGAAGCCAGCTTTCTTTGGAAGCGTTTAGTCCGTTGCTAGAGTCGAAATCTTTGCCTCTTAAGCAAGCTAGCCTGATGGGTTCAGATGGTCAAACTTCTGAGTGTAAGAACACAAATTCTGAAAACGAATATGGAACTATCCTTGATTTAGAAGATCAACGTAGACAGAGCCTGGGCAATGTCAGAAAAAATCTCTTGCCTGTATATAATGGCGTATTTGAGCTCTCTGAAGTGATGGAAGCTAAAAGAAGTGGTAGTTGGAAGAAGTTTGGTAGGATAACTGGTTGTAAAAGAAAGGGTCCTACTGGTTCGGATGTGGAAAGCGATATTTGGGTACAGTGTGATGCTTGCTCAAAGTGGCGGAGAATAGTAGACGACGGTGTATCTGTTACTGGTTCTGCATGGTTTTGTAGCAACAATGCTGACCCTGCATATCAGAGTTGCAAGGATCCTGAACAATTATGGGATAGATCTCAACCAATAAATTACTTGCAAGGGTTTTATACTAAGGGAGCTTCCggtgaagaaaatgaaaacatttcTTTCTTCACCAGTGTCCTTAGGAAACACAAGTCTTCAGTAAATTCAAACGTAAATAAAGCCTTAATCTGGCTTGCTAAACGCTCTCTTGAGCAGCTCTCACTGATGGAAACAATTGGCTTACCAGGTCCACCAGTTAATGTCCGTGGATACCAGAGATTGTTTCACGCATTTGGTTTAACAAGTAGAGTTGAAAAGGGTGTCACTAGATGGTTTtatccaaagcttctagagAACTTAGTGTTTGATTCACCTGCCCTCAAGGTTGCTCTGTGTCAGCCGCTGGATGCATTTAGATTGTATTTGTCAAAAGCAACTCTAATTGTCGTGCCTGCGAATCTTGTTGATCACTGGAAAACACAAATCGATAAACATGTCAGCCCTGGTCAGCTACGTATCCTCGTTTGGACTGACAATAAGAAGCTTTCTCCACACAACCTGGCTTGGGACTATGATGTTGTGATCACAACTTTTAGTCGCTTAAGTGCTGAATGGAATCCTCGGAAGAAAAGCCCATTGATTCAAGTGCATTGGCTGAGGGTCATGCTAGATGAAGGACACACTCTTGGTTCTAGTCTCAGTTTGACAAATAAATTCCAAATGGCTGTTTCTCTGACAGCTTCTAGTCGTTGGTTACTGACAGGAACACCAACCCCGAACACGCCAAATAGCCAGCTTTCGCATCTCCAACCTCTTTTAAAGTTCCTTCACGAGGAAGTATATGGAGACAATCTAAAGTATTGGGAAGCTGGCATCCTTAGACCATTTGAAGCAGAAATAGAGGAGGGTCGTTCTCGTCTACTTAAGCTGCTTCAGAGATGCATGATATGTTCTAGAAAGAAAGATCTGCGGACGATTCCTCCATGTATCAAGAAGTCGACATACCTTAATTTCGTTCCAAGACATGCAAGAAGCTACAATGAACTAGTGGAGTCAGTTAGGCGTAATATCTTATTAGCTGATTGGAATGACCCGTCTCATGTCGAAAGTCTTCTTAACTCTAAACAGTGGAAATTTCGAAACGCTACCGTAAATAATGTCAGACTATCTTGCTGTGTGGCTGGGCATATTAAAATGACTGACGCTGGTCAGGATATTAAAGAGACAATGGATGCTTTAGTTGAAGGTGGTCTGGACGATTCTACCGTGGAGTATTCTTCTATTCAAAATTGCCTTATTAGTGGCTGTAACTGTAAAAGGTATGTCTTAAATCCAGTATTGTCATTAGTTTAGGACATTTG is from Brassica napus cultivar Da-Ae chromosome A4, Da-Ae, whole genome shotgun sequence and encodes:
- the LOC106445465 gene encoding F-box protein At3g54460 isoform X1, coding for MAASIDSDHKLCGFLRAVVSVESPHELSLGSSCFISNDGFESDNGLILSLVNSTSNPKSLTPEIIVEGDHDVDNCGSESTPKRHKSQKSKSNGRGRKMVRSIGMVNGSMSVVNQLHALVANKCLKMECRVVKAEKRESGEERAVVLVDVYMPVALWSGWQFPKCQATAAALFKHLSCDWGLRSSILSGESIWEEVNGRIKAIWDLSDCHVFGCKLHCNAPDSPGRRLFKLHEIFQSLPSPGNNGVFDSSRILPSTDACASGIWDLPDDVLTSILMKLNPKDLVSVAGVCRLFRSLAFLIVPCMNLKLFPHQQSAVGWMLERERKPEVFSHPLYLEFSTEDGFSFYINVVSGDITTEEAPMVKDFRGGMFCDEPGLGKTITALSLILKTLGTMADPPEGLPVIWCTHKNDSKCGYYEYTSDQITSNGMLTVKRFLSPSSFRSQLSLEAFSPLLESKSLPLKQASLMGSDGQTSECKNTNSENEYGTILDLEDQRRQSLGNVRKNLLPVYNGVFELSEVMEAKRSGSWKKFGRITGCKRKGPTGSDVESDIWVQCDACSKWRRIVDDGVSVTGSAWFCSNNADPAYQSCKDPEQLWDRSQPINYLQGFYTKGASGEENENISFFTSVLRKHKSSVNSNVNKALIWLAKRSLEQLSLMETIGLPGPPVNVRGYQRLFHAFGLTSRVEKGVTRWFYPKLLENLVFDSPALKVALCQPLDAFRLYLSKATLIVVPANLVDHWKTQIDKHVSPGQLRILVWTDNKKLSPHNLAWDYDVVITTFSRLSAEWNPRKKSPLIQVHWLRVMLDEGHTLGSSLSLTNKFQMAVSLTASSRWLLTGTPTPNTPNSQLSHLQPLLKFLHEEVYGDNLKYWEAGILRPFEAEIEEGRSRLLKLLQRCMICSRKKDLRTIPPCIKKSTYLNFVPRHARSYNELVESVRRNILLADWNDPSHVESLLNSKQWKFRNATVNNVRLSCCVAGHIKMTDAGQDIKETMDALVEGGLDDSTVEYSSIQNCLISGCNCKRCGEWCRLPVITPCRHLLCLDCVSLDSERCTFPGCGYLYEMQTLLARPENPNPKWPVPKDLIELQPSYNQDDWNPDWQSTSSSKVSYLVDRLKKLHEGNRKSILSFNKSSCDNLEENIPGTSKAFLGQDLRSQMVLVDKVLIFSQFLEHIHVIEQQLEIAGIKFAGMYSPMPSSKKMKNLTMFQNDADCMALLMDGSAALGLDLSFVTHVFLMEPIWDKSMEEQVISRAHRMGAKRPIYVETLTMRGTIEEQMMRFLEDAEKSDRLSSGDYIKVEQETTRSSRRTIHDLAESNYLSHLIFVRSEGNT
- the LOC106445465 gene encoding F-box protein At3g54460 isoform X2, whose amino-acid sequence is MAASIDSDHKLCGFLRAVVSVESPHELSLGSSCFISNDGFESDNGLILSLVNSTSNPKSLTPEIIVEGDHDVDNCGSESTPKRHKSQKSKSNGRGRKMVRSIGMVNGSMSVVNQLHALVANKCLKMECRVVKAEKRESGEERAVVLVDVYMPVALWSGWQFPKCQATAAALFKHLSCDWGLRSSILSGESIWEEVNGRIKAIWDLSDCHVFGCKLHCNAPDSPGRRLFKLHEIFQSLPSPGNNGVFDSSRILPSTDACASGIWDLPDDVLTSILMKLNPKDLVSVAGVCRLFRSLAFLIVPCMNLKLFPHQQSAVGWMLERERKPEVFSHPLYLEFSTEDGFSFYINVVSGDITTEEAPMVKDFRGGMFCDEPGLGKTITALSLILKTLGTMADPPEGLPVIWCTHKNDSKCGYYEYTSDQITSNGMLTVKRFLSPSSFRSQLSLEAFSPLLESKSLPLKQASLMGSDGQTSECKNTNSENEYGTILDLEDQRRQSLGNVRKNLLPVYNGVFELSEVMEAKRSGSWKKFGRITGCKRKGPTGSDVESDIWVQCDACSKWRRIVDDGVSVTGSAWFCSNNADPAYQSCKDPEQLWDRSQPINYLQGFYTKGASGEENENISFFTSVLRKHKSSVNSNVNKALIWLAKRSLEQLSLMETIGLPGPPVNVRGYQRLFHAFGLTSRVEKGVTRWFYPKLLENLVFDSPALKVALCQPLDAFRLYLSKATLIVVPANLVDHWKTQIDKHVSPGQLRILVWTDNKKLSPHNLAWDYDVVITTFSRLSAEWNPRKKSPLIQVHWLRVMLDEGHTLGSSLSLTNKFQMAVSLTASSRWLLTGTPTPNTPNSQLSHLQPLLKFLHEEVYGDNLKYWEAGILRPFEAEIEEGRSRLLKLLQRCMICSRKKDLRTIPPCIKKSTYLNFVPRHARSYNELVESVRRNILLADWNDPSHVESLLNSKQWKFRNATVNNVRLSCCVAGHIKMTDAGQDIKETMDALVEGGLDDSTVEYSSIQNCLISGCNCKRCGEWCRLPVITPCRHLLCLDCVSLDSERCTFPGCGYLYEMQTLLARPENPNPKWPVPKDLIELQPSYNQDDWNPDWQSTSSSKVSYLVDRLKKLHEGNRKSILSFNKSSCDNLEENIPGTSKAFLGQDLRSQMVLVDKVLIFSQFLEHIHVIEQQLEIAGIKFAGMYSPMPSSKKMKNLTMFQNDADCMALLMDGSAALGLDLSFVTHVFLMEPIWDKSACNAFYTI